The genomic stretch CTACGAGATCGGTCTCGCCGAGTACGACCAACGCCTGCACACCGACCTGCCGGCCACCCGGTTGCGGGGCTACCGGCAACTGAACCTCGGCACCGACGTCGACGGGCACAACACGGTGGCCCCGCCCCGGCAGCCGTGGCACCTCGGGCCGGTGGTGCTGGCCCGGCGCGGCCGACCGGTACGGATCAAGTTCATCAACCAGCTCCCCGCCGGGCCGGCCGGCGACCTCTTCCTGCCGGTCGACCCGACCGTGCCGGGTGCCGGGACCGGGCCACTCGGCGGACCGGCACCGTACCCGCAGAACCGGGCGGTGCTGCACCTCAGTGGCGCGTCGACCGGCTGGAGCAGCGCCGGCAACCCGTGGCAGTGGATCACCCCGGCCGGGGAGATCACCCCGTACCCGACCGGTGTCGGGCTGGTGCACGTCCCCGACATGCCGCACCCGGGCCAGGGCGCCACCACGCTCTGTTTTCCCAACGAGCAGAGCGGGCGGCTGCTCTGGTTCCACGACAACACCGCCGGGCTGTCCCGGCTGACCGTCTACTCCGGACAGGTCGCGCTCTGTCTGCTCACCGACGAGGCGCAGGAGCGGCTGACCGACGACGGGTTGCTGCCGTGCGAGCAGCTCCCGCTGGTCTTCGAGGACAAGACCTTCGTACCGGACGACGCGCAGCTCGCCACCCAGGACCCGACGTGGGACCGCAGCCGCTGGGGGGCGCGTGGCAGCCTCTGGCACCCGCACGTCTACCAGCCCCGGCAGGACCCGCACCGCCCCGAGGGCGTCAACCCGACCGGCCGCTGGGACTACGGCCCGTGGTCGCGTACCGCCGTGTCGGCCGGGCCGGAGGTCACCGCCGCCACCGTGCCCAACCCGCACCACGACCCGGTCACCGACCCGGACGAACCACCGGAGGTGCCGGGCGTGCCGCACCCGAGCGCGGTGCCCGCCGCGTACGGCGACACGGTGCTGGTCAACGGCGCGGCGTACCCGTACCTGGAGGTGGAGCCGAAGGTCTACCGGTGGCGGATCCTGAACGCCTGCACCGACCGGTGGCTGAACCTCCAGCTCTACCGGGCCGCCTCGGACGCGCCGATGTGGACACCGGAGGGCCGGCTGGCCGACGCCGACGCGGGCGAGGTGCCGATGGTCGAGGCGGTCCGGGCACCCGACCGGCCGGCGGGTTGGCCGACGGACGGCCGCCCCGGTGGCGTACCGGACCCGGCCGCCGCCGGACCGGAGCTGATCCGGATCGGCAACGAGTGCGGCCTGCTGCCCGAGCCGGTGGTGGTCCCGAGCCGCCCGATCGGTTTCCGGTACGACCGGCGCGAGGCGACCGTGCTCAACGTCGAGGGTCACGCCCTGCTGCTGGCCCCCGGCGAACGCGCCGACGTGCTGGTGGACTTCGCCACCGTCCCGCCCGGCAGCACGCTGATCCTCTACAACGACGCCCCCACCCCGCTGCCCGCGTTCGACCCCCGGCACGACCACCACACCGGTGGACCGGACCGCACCGCCGAGGGCGGCACGCCACCGACCCGCCCCGGGTACGGCCCGAACACCCGCACCCTGATGCAGTTCCGGGTCTCCGGCACCCCCGCGTCCCCGTACGACCTGGACCGGCTGCGCGAGCGGCTGCCCGGCGCGTACGCGGCCAGCCAACGTCCTCCGGTCGTGCCGCAACCCGCCTACGACGCCTGCTTCGGCACGGCCTCCGCGCCGACCCGGCTGCCGGTGCACGCCGCCGCCCTCACGTTCACCCCGACCGGCGCACCCGCACCGGTGACGCTGCCGCTGGCGGTCAAGGCCGTCCGGCAGGTCTTCGAACCCGAGCACGGCCGCGCCACCGGCCGCCTCGGCGTCGGCCACCCGCACGCCGGCCCGCTCGACGAACCCACCCTGCCGCTCGGCCCCGCCGACCCGGCCACCGAGACCCTGCACGTCAGCGACCCGGCCCTGCCGGTCGGCGCACCCGGCGACGGCACGCAGCTCTGGCGGGTACGCGGCACCGGCCGGCACACCCATGCGGTCCGCTTCGACGGGGTTGACGTGCAGGTGGTCAACCGGGTCGGCCGCGACGGCCGGATCCGGCCACCACACCCCGGCGAACTCGGCTGGAAGCAGATCGTCCGGGTCGACCCGGGCGAGGACGTGCTGATCGCGCTGCGGCCGGAGGCACCGCCGCTGCCGTTCAAGCTCGGCGACAGCGTCCGGCTGCTCGACCCGACCCGACCGGCCGGCGTACCCACCGGCTCCACCGAGGTCAGCCCGCTCGACGGGCGTCCCGCCTCGGTGGTCAACCGCCTGGTCAACCTGGGCTGGGAGTACCGCTGGGGCAGTGCCGCAGCGGGTCTGCGCGACCAGGGCATGAGCCGTCCCCTGGTGGTCCGCGTCGCGCCCCGCTCCCCCACCGGCCTGAACGCCACCCCGGCCCCCGGCTCGGCCACCGCCCTGCCGGCGATCAACCTGACCTGGACCGGCAACGGCGGCCTGCCCGCCGCCACCAGTCACCGGTTGCACCGGGCCACCGACTCCGCCTTCACCGGCGGCCTCACCGAGATCACCGTGGCCGGCACCGCCACCCGCTACACCGACGCCACCATCACCCCCGGCGTCACCTACCACTACCGCCTGCGCGCGGAGAACACGGTCAGCTGCTCCGCCTGGTCGAACAGCGTCCCGGCCGCCGTGCAGCTCACCGCCCCCACCGGCCTGACCGCCACCGTTCCACCGGCCGCCCCGCTGCGGGCCGCGCTGCGCTGGGCCAACCGCTCCTTCGCCACCGGCATCGACGTCCAACGGGCCACCAACCCCACCTTCACCAGCGGCCCCGGCACCACCGCCATCGGCGTCGGCGACCACCACCTCGACACCGCGCTCGCCCCCGACACCACCTACTACTACCGGGTACGCACCACCTACCTGGGCGTCGCCTCGCCCTGGTCCACCGTGGCCACCGTGATCACCCCGCCGGTGCCCGGCGTACCCACCTCGGTCAGCGTCGCCACCAGCACCCCCGGCCCGGACACCGCGACCGTCGTGCTCGGCTGGGCGGCGAGCACCCCCACCGGCACGGGAGCCGGCTTCACCGTGGAACGCGCCCTGGACGCCGCGTTCACCCGCGAACTGGCCACCTTCACCGTCACCGGACGCGGCTTCACCAACACCGGCCTGGCCCGGGGCGTCACCTACCACTACCGGATCCGCTCGTTCAACGTGGTCGCCGCGTCGCCGTACACCGGCCCCATCCCGGTCACCACCCCGGAGTGACCGGAGGGTCATCTTCGGCGACGAAAACGGCGCCCGTGGCGATCCGGACATCCCGTGTGGGCGGGGTTGTTCGCTGTCCGCTTCGGCCAGATGCGCCCGACGGCAATACGTTTGACACCCTCTCCTGGTGAAGGAAACCTGGCTCTACCAGGAAGAAATAGCGGCTTTGCCCTTGACGGCAGTTGTCGGCGCTGCCGATAGTGAGCGCCAAGGCAAAACGTTACGCCGTGGAGGTGCGATGACATCCGAAGCGATTCCCGTCGCCGAGCTCATCGACATCTCCAAGTGTTATCCCGGTGGTCTCGCCTCGGCCGTCCGGGGCGTCAACCTCGAACTCCGCGAAGGGGAGTTCTTCTCACTGCTCGGACCGAGCGGCTGCGGCAAGAGCACCACGTTGCGCATCGTCGCCGGCCTGGAGAGCCAGACCACCGGCACGGTCAGGATCAAGGGTGAGGACATGGGCCGGCGACCGGCCAACCGCCGGCCGACCAACATGGTCTTCCAACACCTCGGCCTCTTCCCCCATCTCGATGTCGCGCAGAACATCGCCTTCGGGCCGAAGCTGCGGCGGGTACCCCGCGACCGGCGTGCCGCCGACGTCGACCGGGTACTCGAACTGGTAGAACTCTCCGGATACCAACGCCGCTACCCGGAACAACTCTCCGGCGGTCAGCAGCAACGGGTGGCTATCGCGCGGGCGTTGATCAACCGGCCCGCCGTCCTGCTACTCGACGAGCCGCTGGCGGCGCTCGACCTCAACCTGCGGCACCAGATGCAGCAGGTGCTCCGCGAGGTGCAGCGCAACTCGGGCACCACCTTCCTTTTCGTCACCCACGACCAGACCGAGGCGATGACGCTCTCGGACCGCATCGGGGTGATGCGCGACGGGGAACTGTGCCAGGTCGGCGGCGCGGAGGACCTCTACCGTCGCCCGGCCGACCGTTTCGTCGCCCGCTTCATCGGCGACGCCAACGTCCTGGAGATCCCGGTCGAGCAGGGCAGTGCCCGGATCGGCGAGAACGCGGTCCGGGTGGCCGTCGGGGGCACCGGCGTCGCCCTGTCGGTCCGCCCCGAGGACGTCCGGATCGGTCCGGACACCACGGCCGCCGGAACCACCGCCGACGGCTCGGACGCACCGGCCGGCACCGACACCCCACCGGGACTCGCCGCCCGCATCACCGGCGCCACCTATCTCGGCCCCCAGATCCGCTACGACCTGGAGACCGTGGACGGATTCGCGCTCCGCGCGGTCCGCCCGGCGAACGCCGACCGCCTGCCGGTGGGTGACCTGGTCACCGTCCGCTGGCGCCCGGAGGACGCCGTCGTCCTGCCCGCCTGACCCCACCGCACCGTCACGCCGCCGACGATCGGCCCAGGCCTCGGCCGGAACGGGCCACCCCTCCCACCCCCGACACAGCGAGCGACGGGCGACCCGTGACGGCCGCCCGCGGAAGGAGTTCCGCGATGAGACAAGGTCGGATCAGCCGGAGAAATTTCCTCGCCGCGGCGGCAGCGGCCGCCGCACTTCCGGCGCTGGGCGCGTGCGGACGCGAACTCGACCCGGCTGACCAGCGGTCGGACGGCGGCGGCACTCCGGGCAAGGAGACCGTCACGATCTTCGCCTTCCTCGGCAACCGGCTCGCCGACATGCCGAAGGCGTTGGCCGAGGACTACATGAGCCGGCACCGGAACGTCGAGATCAAGATCTACGAGGACAGCAACGCCGTCGGTTACCCGAAGATCCTCGCCGCCCGGCAGACCACGCCCGACAGTCCGCTGGTCAACATGGGCTTCTTCAACTCGCAGATCTCCGCCCAGGGCGACCTCGACGGCGTCTGGAACACCCTCGACTACGCGGGCCTGAGCAACGCCGCCGACGTCAGCGACACGTTCCGCCGTCCCAACTTCAACGGCATCGGCATCGGTGCCGACCAGATCGGCATCCTCTACAACACCGAGGCGATCACCACCGCCCCGACGGGCTGGGCCGACCTCTGGGACGACCGGCACCGCGGCAAGGTCACCCTCTTCGACTACTGGTGGCAGGTGGTGATGATGGCCGCGAGGCTCAACGGCGGGTCGTTGGAGAACATGGAACCGGGTTGGGCGCTCTGGAAGGAGAAGGCCCGCAACATCCGCACCCTGGTCACCGCCAATCCCGAGTGGCAGCAGGTGCTCAGCAACGGCACCGCCGACATCACGAGCTGCTGGAACGGCACCGGCCTCCAGTTCAAGGACGACGGCGCTCCGGTCGACTACGTGGTGCCGCAGGAGGGTGCCATCGCGGTCCCGGTCTACCTCCAGACGGTGGCCGGCAACACCGACAACCAGCAGGAGATCTGCCTGGACATCCTCAACGAGATGCTCTCCCCCCGCTGGTGCCAGATGTGGGCGGAGACGGCGGTGCAGACACCCGCCAACAGTGCCGTCACCCTTCCGGCCGAACTCGCTGACCTGCCCGGCTTCCAGCAGGCCAACGTCGAGAAGCTGATCTCCGTCGACTGGGGTCTGGTCGCCGAGAACATGACCGCCTGGCGGTCCCGCTGGGACGCCGACATCAAGGCAAACATCTGACCGGCATGGTCCAGACCACCCCGACCGCGCCGGACCGGGCCGCCACACCGGCCAGGAGGCAGCGGATGCGCGGCGTCGCACCCCGCTACCTCCTGGTCCTGCCCGCCCTCGTCCCGCTCGCCGTCATCTTCCTGGGCAGCCTGGCCCAGCTCGCCGAACTCGGCCTGCGTCCGTACTCCGCCGGGCGGATCGGCACCGGGGTCACCCTGGACAACGTCCGCCGGTTCGCCGACGACCCGTACACCTGGCGGGTCCTGGGCGACACGGTCACCCTCGGCGTGATCTGCGCGGTGCTGGCGGTGGCGCTCGCCTATCCGATGGCGTTGGCGCTGCACCGGATGCGCAGCGCCGCGCTGCGTTCCGTCGCCGTCTTCCTCATCTTCTCGCCGCTGTTGACCAGCGTGGTGGTGCGGGCGTACGGCTGGAACGTGCTGCTCGGCGACGGCGGAGTGGTCAACCGCTTCCTGATCGACATCGGGCTGATCGAGACGCCGCTGCGGATGATGTACGGCTTTCCCGCAGTGGTGATCGCCATGGTCCACGTCCTGCTGCCCTTCGCCGTGTTCCCGCTGCTCGGCGTGGTCGCCCAGGTGCCGGCCTCGGCCATCGCCGCCGCCCACGACCTCGGCGCCAACCGGCACCAGGTCTTCTGGCGGGTCACCTTCCCGCTGACCCGGTACGGGGTGGTGCTCAGCCTCCAGCTCTGCTTCGCGCTGACCGTCAGCGCCTTCGCCACCCCGGCACTGCTCGGTGGCGGGCGGGTGCAGGTGCTCAGCGGGCTGGTCTACACCAACGTCGGTGCGGTCGACTGGCCGATGGCGGCCGTGCAGTCGTACGCGCTGCTGTTCATCGCCCTCGCGCTTATCGGTGTCGTCAGCGTCGCCACCCGACTGACCGGACGGAGGCGGGGATGAACCGCAACCGGACCTTCACCCTCACCGCGCTCCTGCTCGGGCTGGCCTTCCTGGTCACCCCGTTGGTCTTCGTCGTGGTCAACTCCTTCAACGACTCCGGCTACGGTGCCTGGCCGCCGCCGGGCTGGTCGTTGCGCTGGTACGAACGCCTCGCCGAGCAGGAGGGCTTCGCGCAGGCCGCGCTGCGCAGCCTCGGCATCGCCGTCGTCGCCGCCCTGGCGGCGGTGGTCGCCGGCACGGCCGCCGCGGTCTCGCTGACCCGGTTCCGCTACCCCGGCCGGGGCCTGGTCGAGTCGCTGCTGCTCGCTCCCCTGATCGTGCCGAAGGTCGCGATCGGGCTCGGCGCGTTCATCCTCTTCCTGCAGGCCGGCTTCTACGGCAGCGACGGCGCGTTGGTCGGCCTGCACCTCGTGCTCCTGCTCCCCTTCACCGTCAACATCGTCGGCGGGGCCCTGGTGCGGATCCCCCTGGTCTACGAACAGGCGGCCCGGGACCTGGGCGCCGGGCCGGTACGGGCCTTCGTCTCGGCGACCCTGCCCCAGCTACGCCGCTCACTGCTCGCCGCGTACGTGCTCTGTTTCATGATCAGCTTCGACGAGGTGGACGCCACGGTCTTCGTGGTCTCCCCCGACCAGCTCACCCTGCCCGTGTCGATGTACCAGTACCTGCAGCGCTACCAGGACCCCACGCTCGCCGCGCTCTCCACGATCCTGATCGGCGCGACGTTCGCCCTGGTCGCCGTCGTGATGGCGACGGCCGGCACCTCGGCGGTCTCGGGCCTGCACTCGGGGAAGGAACGCCGCCGATGAACCCGACCGGACGGACGGAGCCCACCGTCACCGTGATCACCGGCGCGGCCGGCGGCATCGGCGCCGCCGTCGCCCGCCGCCTGGCCCGCGACGGCCACCACCTCGCCCTGGTCGACCGTCCCGGTCCGGCCCTGGAGGCACTCGCCGCCGAGTTGCGGGACGCCGGCCATCCGGTGCTCACCCTCGACGCCGACGTCCGCGACCCGGCCGCCACCGAGTTGGCGGCGGCCGCCGTCGAGAACCGCTTCGGCGGCTTCGACGCCCTGGTCACCTGCGCCGGCATCGGTCGCATCGACCCGATCGACCAGACCACCGACGAGATCTGGGCCGACACCCTGGCGACCAACCTCTCCGGCACCTTCTGGTGGTGCCGGGCCGCCGTACCCCGACTGCGCCGCCGGGGCGGCGGGGTGATCGTGCCGGTCTCCTCCACCACCGCGCTGGTCGGGCTTCCCGGCCGGAGCGCGTACGCGGCGGCCAAGGCCGGGGTGCTCGGACTGGCCCGTACCCTCGCCGTGGAGTGCGCCGCCGACGGCATCCGGGTCGTCCCGGTCTGCCCCGGCGCCACCCGCACCGACCTGGTCCGGCAGGGGTACGCCCGAGCCGCCGACCCGGCCGCCGCCGAACGGGCGCACGCCGCCCTCCAGCCGATCGGGCGACTCTCCGAACCGGAGGAGATCGCCGAGACCATCGCCTTCGTCTGCTCGTCCCGGGCGGCGACCATCACCGGCGCGACGCTCGTCGTCGACGGCGGATACACCGCGGGAGGACCCTCTTGGAACACGTGAACCGCCGCCACGCCGCGCTGCGGGAGATGAACGCACGCGGTGTCGACACACTGCTGGTCTCGAAGATCACCCACGTGCGGTACCTCACCGGCTTCACCGGCACCGCCGGTGTGCTGCTACTCGGCCCCGAACCGGTGCTGGTGGTCGACTTCCGCTACGCGGCCCAGGCGGCGCAGCAGGCCGAGGGAATCACCGTCGACGGCGGCTGCGCCCCACCCCGGCTCTGGGCCACGATGCTCGACCGGTTGCGGGCCGACCAGGGCCGGATCGGTATCGACCCCCGCAACCTCACCGCCGAGCAGTACCTCTCCCTCCCCGAACCCGGCGCGACGGTCGACTGCGCGGGGCTCGTCGAGCGGCTGCGCGCGGTCAAGGACGCCGACGAACTGCGCGCCCTCCGCGACGCGGCGGACCTCGCCGAGACGCTCGTCGCCCGGCTGCCCGAGTGGCTGCGTCCCGGCCGCGCGGAGAACGAGATCGCCGGTGAGATCGAGTACGCCCAGCGCCACCTCGGCGCCGAGCGCAGCGCCGCCCCGATCCTGGTCTCCTCGGGCGAACGCTCGACCCTGCCGCACGGTGCCGCCTCCGACCGGGTGATGCGGGCCGGCGAACCGGTGGTGGTGGACCTCTCGCCGGTGGTACGCGGGTACCGTGCCGACATCA from Micromonospora craniellae encodes the following:
- a CDS encoding ABC transporter substrate-binding protein, which codes for MRQGRISRRNFLAAAAAAAALPALGACGRELDPADQRSDGGGTPGKETVTIFAFLGNRLADMPKALAEDYMSRHRNVEIKIYEDSNAVGYPKILAARQTTPDSPLVNMGFFNSQISAQGDLDGVWNTLDYAGLSNAADVSDTFRRPNFNGIGIGADQIGILYNTEAITTAPTGWADLWDDRHRGKVTLFDYWWQVVMMAARLNGGSLENMEPGWALWKEKARNIRTLVTANPEWQQVLSNGTADITSCWNGTGLQFKDDGAPVDYVVPQEGAIAVPVYLQTVAGNTDNQQEICLDILNEMLSPRWCQMWAETAVQTPANSAVTLPAELADLPGFQQANVEKLISVDWGLVAENMTAWRSRWDADIKANI
- a CDS encoding M24 family metallopeptidase — encoded protein: MNRRHAALREMNARGVDTLLVSKITHVRYLTGFTGTAGVLLLGPEPVLVVDFRYAAQAAQQAEGITVDGGCAPPRLWATMLDRLRADQGRIGIDPRNLTAEQYLSLPEPGATVDCAGLVERLRAVKDADELRALRDAADLAETLVARLPEWLRPGRAENEIAGEIEYAQRHLGAERSAAPILVSSGERSTLPHGAASDRVMRAGEPVVVDLSPVVRGYRADITRTFHLGPAPAAFHRLHSAVREAHGRAMATVRAGVRASAVDAVARGVLAGHGLDGYFKHSLGHGIGLDQHEPPLLSPHDDTVLEAGMVVMIEPGVYVPGVGGTRIEDAVLVTETGCTPLTTSDPGLREL
- a CDS encoding ABC transporter permease, producing the protein MNRNRTFTLTALLLGLAFLVTPLVFVVVNSFNDSGYGAWPPPGWSLRWYERLAEQEGFAQAALRSLGIAVVAALAAVVAGTAAAVSLTRFRYPGRGLVESLLLAPLIVPKVAIGLGAFILFLQAGFYGSDGALVGLHLVLLLPFTVNIVGGALVRIPLVYEQAARDLGAGPVRAFVSATLPQLRRSLLAAYVLCFMISFDEVDATVFVVSPDQLTLPVSMYQYLQRYQDPTLAALSTILIGATFALVAVVMATAGTSAVSGLHSGKERRR
- a CDS encoding ABC transporter ATP-binding protein; translated protein: MTSEAIPVAELIDISKCYPGGLASAVRGVNLELREGEFFSLLGPSGCGKSTTLRIVAGLESQTTGTVRIKGEDMGRRPANRRPTNMVFQHLGLFPHLDVAQNIAFGPKLRRVPRDRRAADVDRVLELVELSGYQRRYPEQLSGGQQQRVAIARALINRPAVLLLDEPLAALDLNLRHQMQQVLREVQRNSGTTFLFVTHDQTEAMTLSDRIGVMRDGELCQVGGAEDLYRRPADRFVARFIGDANVLEIPVEQGSARIGENAVRVAVGGTGVALSVRPEDVRIGPDTTAAGTTADGSDAPAGTDTPPGLAARITGATYLGPQIRYDLETVDGFALRAVRPANADRLPVGDLVTVRWRPEDAVVLPA
- a CDS encoding ABC transporter permease; protein product: MVQTTPTAPDRAATPARRQRMRGVAPRYLLVLPALVPLAVIFLGSLAQLAELGLRPYSAGRIGTGVTLDNVRRFADDPYTWRVLGDTVTLGVICAVLAVALAYPMALALHRMRSAALRSVAVFLIFSPLLTSVVVRAYGWNVLLGDGGVVNRFLIDIGLIETPLRMMYGFPAVVIAMVHVLLPFAVFPLLGVVAQVPASAIAAAHDLGANRHQVFWRVTFPLTRYGVVLSLQLCFALTVSAFATPALLGGGRVQVLSGLVYTNVGAVDWPMAAVQSYALLFIALALIGVVSVATRLTGRRRG
- a CDS encoding SDR family NAD(P)-dependent oxidoreductase; the encoded protein is MNPTGRTEPTVTVITGAAGGIGAAVARRLARDGHHLALVDRPGPALEALAAELRDAGHPVLTLDADVRDPAATELAAAAVENRFGGFDALVTCAGIGRIDPIDQTTDEIWADTLATNLSGTFWWCRAAVPRLRRRGGGVIVPVSSTTALVGLPGRSAYAAAKAGVLGLARTLAVECAADGIRVVPVCPGATRTDLVRQGYARAADPAAAERAHAALQPIGRLSEPEEIAETIAFVCSSRAATITGATLVVDGGYTAGGPSWNT